Part of the Sulfoacidibacillus ferrooxidans genome, TCCATCATGAGATGTGGACATTTGGATCAGCAGAATTAGTGCCGACTCGCAAAGGATTTTCATTGCACGTCACCGTGAAACGCGAAATCGCAGAACCGCTCTCTCGTGATTGTGATGCGATGATTGGCGTAGATCGTGGTATGAATTTCTTGGCTGTTGCCACCAATCAGATGGACGAAGTGATGTTCTTCAAGGGACGCTCGATCAAGGATAAGAAAGCTACATTCGTCCGTCAGCGCAAAGAATTGCAACGCAAAGGCACTCGATCAGCAAAACGAAAGTTGAAACAAGTTGCTGGACGAGAAAACCGTTTTATGACAGATGTTAATCATCAAGTAGCCAATGAAATCATCACCTTTGCCAAATGTTCTGGCAGTCATCCTTGTATCGTGCTAGAAGATTTGACCAACATCAACTTGAACACTGTGGTTCGGTTGAACGACCGCTATTGGCGATTCTCATGGGCGTTTGCCCAATTGGAAACGTTCATACGGTACAAAGCATTCGCAGAAGGAATTCCTGTACTCTCCGTCTCCGCGAAATACTCCAGCCAGCGTTGTCCCAAGTGCGGACACACTGCAAAGGCAAATCGAGATAAGAAACGGCATCGCTTCGAGTGCAAAAAGTGCCATTACCAGTTGAATGATGACTTAATTGGTGCTAGAAATATACGTGAACGTGGCGTAGAGAAACGTCACCAGAACGAGGTAGCAGGAGCATGACTCCTCCTATCAGGCTGACCGTCAGCCAGCCTCATGTCGCGACTGTGTGTTCTCGCAAGGGAACCGTAAAGTGGGAGGCGTAAGCCGTTCACCACCAGGTCAGTGGCAAGCTCCCACTTCTAAACAAAGCGTAAGTGGGAGTAGTTGACGCAAGGTTTCAGGTACGGCTGCATAATTCAGTGCAACAAAGGGACCTTTAGAGCGTCGACTCTCAGAATGAATACCTTGAGCCAACATTTCCTTTCCGGTTCCCGACTCACCTTGCAAAAGTAACGTCGAATCAACTGCAGCATATCGGTGTGCTAAGCGAAGTAGGTGTTGCATCGGTTCAGACTCAGCAACTAAATGAGACAACGTCCACTTTGCTTGAAGTCCTTGTTGACTTATATTACGCCTGATTGTCTCCTCATATTGTTGAAGTTCTGTAATATCCCGCATACTCGATACTGCCCCTATTAATTCATCATTGTAATACACAGGGGCTCGGTTAATAATTGCGGTGTGAGATTCAAGTCTACGAATTTCATCGTGATGAAAACTTTGATCAGCCAGCACGCGTAATAGACTTGCTTTTGGATTAATGGTTGCAATATTTCCTTTTGTTGCTTCACTGATGGATATACCAAGAAAATTAGCCCCAGCTTCATTTATGATAATTATACGTCCGTCATTATCCACTCCAACTATTCCATCATACGATAAATTAAAAATAGTCTGATAAAAATGCTTTTGGCGCTCTACATCATCCATAAAATCACTCCTTACAAGGCTACTATTACGGTAATTATATCATCAAGAAATTTTATTTAATGATTTTTTGTAATTTTTTTCCTTTTTGTAATTTGGCATATTCCAAATAGATGATTCTTTGCTCGCTTTATAGCTACCAAAACATTTACATAAGAATAAATTTTTAATTCATTTGTTCTCTTCGTTTTGTATTTTATTATTTCTACTTTATTACTAACACTAGATTTAGTTCTAGAATTATTTTTAGAACTAAATCTAGTGTTGTTTTTAGCCCTAAATTTAGTTATATTTTATTAACGAGTTGATATTCAGGAGGAATTTTTATGGCCGTGACCATTTCGTTTATGCTGCAAAAAGGTGGAGTCGGCAAATCCACTACTACAGGTATATTAGCCTACCTGCTTTCTCGTAAAGGAAAAAAAGTTTTAGTTGTTGATATGGATTCTCAAGGAAATGTAAGTACATTATTATCACAACGAAGTACTTATACGTTTTCTAACGAGACTGTTTTAGAAGCAATTGAAGATCAAGATCCGGTTCCGTATATTGTTAAATGTGGTGACTTACTTGATTTATTACCTTCCGATGACTTATTAGCTATTTACGGAAGAAGAATTTATGAATTACAGCATGAGGGTTTTAAAGGCTCCCCCATCTTGTATTTAAAAAACACTCTTGATTTAGTTAAGGATAACTATGATTACATATTAATCGATTGCCCGCCAAGTCTTAACGAGCAAACAACCTCCGCTTTATCTGCTTCAGATTATGTTGTTACTGTTTTACAAGCTGAAGTTTATGCTTATCAAGCTTTGGCCCGTTTTTTTGAAACGTTATTTCATATTAGAAACAACGTAAATCCCAATCTAGCTATGATTGGAATCGTTGTCGGTTTAATTGATCGATATACTCTTCAAGATTCGATTTTAGAAGAATGCAAAGAAGAATACGGCAGCCTTGTTTTTGGGTCTGTAATTCGTCGTTTGGCTAGAATCGCAGAATTTGCAACATTAGGAATTACCGATTCTAGAAAAGATCAAAAAGTCGCTTTAGAGCAATACGAAATTCTTTTAGATGAACTTCTAGAAAGAATTGAGAATAACTATCATGACAATTCAATTTATCTACGTGCATTAGAAAGTCGGTTAGAGTATGTCGAAGAAAAATTACTTGAAGATTTACCTGATATTAAGTTAGAACGTTTTGAGGAATTAAAGGATGATCTCATCAATCATATTAAAATAGCTAAGGAGTGGATTTAATGGCCAGTAACAAGGATCGTTTAAAATCTAGTTTGCGTTCAAATAGAACAAGATCTGCTCATAGTGCATTTATACCTAACGTGATTGATGATGCCACAATTCCCCCGTCGGACAATTTTGAAGATGAGTCCGATTTACTAATTTCTAGTTCTAGTGTTGATACTAGTTCTAGTTCTAGTGTTGATACTGGTTCTAGTTCTAGTATTGATACTGGTTCTAGTTCTAGTATTGATACTGGTTCTAGTTCTAGTATTGATACTGGTTCTAGTTCTAGTATTGATACTGGTTCTAGTTCTAGTATTGATACTGGTTCTAGTTCTAGTGTCGATACTGGTTCTAGTTCTAGTGTTGATACTGGTTCTAGTTCTAGTGTTGATACTGGTTCTAGTTCTAGTGTTGATACTGGTTCTAGTTCTAGTGTTGATACTAGTTCTAGTTCTAGTGTTGATACTAGTTCTAGTTCTAGTGTTGATACTAGTTCTAGTTCTAGTGTTGATACTGGTTCTAGTTCTAGTGTTGATACTAGTTCTAGTTCTAGTGTTGATACTGGTTCTAGTTCTAGTGTTGATACTGGTTCTAAAAAAAATAAGCGCACTGAAAGTAAAAATCAGATTCCAGGAGCCGAAGAATATTTAGAACAATTTTTAAAAGAATCTGTGCAGAATTTATTTACGATTCAAAATGGGAAGCTAATAAAAAGAAAAAAAACAGAGACTTACACACATTCAACCTTGTATTTAGATAAAGATTTAGAGACTCGATTAAAAATGTACTTGAAGCAAAGTGAACTAGACCAATCTCCTTTTATTAATGTTGCCATAAGTTATTTTTTAAAACACCTAGGATATTAGATCTTTTAAGAGAGGAGTAAAACAATGCCCCGTTTAAAAAGATCAAAAACCATTGAAAACTGGACAAACGAAATATTAACTTCAGACAGTGATATAGGGGATGTAGAAACACTATTTGAAGTAGCTGCAACATCACTTGCACAAGAAAATCCATTAAATAAAATTAACAAACAGTTATCTTCAACGCAGGCCATGCTCATTGAAGCTTTAAAAGTAAAAGAAATCTCAAGTAACATAAAAAATGAAGAAGACATTTCAAAATTCAGTACGCAAGTGAAAATTTTGGAGTTAGCAATAGATAAACGTCAGAAACTTCACAAGGAAAGAACATATTTCCTTGAACAAAAGGTAGCAGAAGCAGGGATATTTGCAGTACAAAAAAATAACCGTAAAAAAAATGACACTGGGAAAATTGTACGTAAAATACGTAAAGGAACTCTTAGATATACAGTAGGAGAAGAGCTAACTCCATTTGATGCGAAAGTTTTAATGTCATTGCATAAACTATGGGAAAACAAAGGAAAAACTAAAGAGCTCACCGTGAACATGTATGAGATACTAAGGGCCTGTCATCTTACTCCTAGCGGAGATTCATACAACTTACTAGAAAACTCACTACTGAGACTTTTTAGAGCTGAAGTTGTTCTTCAGGATATTGGTGATAACACAGAGGAACGGACATTTATTCATCTACTACAAGAAGTGGGATTTGAACGTGGCCGAGCAGAACAAGGAAAAGATGCAAAGTTTACTGTGATGTTTACTGATAGGATCTACAATTCCATGGCTGCTGGCTATTTTGAACGATTTAGCGGAGCATTATTAGCTGATCTTTCCAGTGGGACTGCACAAATACTGATGATAGCTCTACAACCTGAATTCAGGAAAAGTATTTATGAATGGACCCTCGATGAAGTGTGTTTAATGATCGATCTAACATCTGGTAGACCCTCTACAAGAAGAACCTCAATCCAAAAAGCATTATCTGAATTGGAAACATACAAGCATATTAGTAACTATCGAATATGGGATGACTATTCAGGGTTAACAAAAGTATGGGCAACGCCTGGCAGCATACTTTTAGAAGAAGATATTGTAATTAAAGACAAATGGGAGCAATATTCTGGTGAAATTAAAGACTGGTGGTTAAAAAATAAAAGCACAATAGATAGCTAAAATGCATTTAGAACTATTTTATAAAAAAAATTTCTAAAATAAACGTACATTAAGCCACGTGGTATACGTCATTTGAACCACGTGGTTTTGTACATTTAACAACGTGCTTTTGTCACTCGAGCAACGATGTGTGTCATTTGAACCACGTGGTTACGTCATTTGAACCACGTGGTTTTGTAGTTTGAACCACGTGGTTGTCATAGCTTTAGTTAAAACATTAAACTAGTGACAAATAAGATAACTACCAATCCTTACTAGAAACAAAAAGGACCATAGGCGGCAACCTAGGTCCAAGAATTCCACTCAAAGAAATACACACAAAGAAACTAAACAAATTAAAGCTGGATAACCATACATCATCCTTCAAACAAGGTTGTTATACGCTAATTATATTAAAAAACAGCGGTAATCTCAACCCTTTATTAGAGTTTGAAAAAAAAGATGTTACATGGCGTCCTGTTTTAAGACGGAGGTCTCATCCATGAACAAAACAGAAACCATCGTAATTGATTTAAACGAAAATTATTCGATTAATCATAGTGTAGATATAGAAATTGAAGCACGTAAAACAAATTGTATTGTAAAAAAAGGTTGGAACAAAGGATATTTTACTGTACCAAACACTATATTTTCAGCAGAAATTAGCGGGTATGCTAAAAGCGCTTTTTTTGCTTTATGTAGGTATGCA contains:
- a CDS encoding RNA-guided endonuclease InsQ/TnpB family protein yields the protein MNVELIRTIRLKLLVSPEQASELNASLKANRDALNFASQVAFDHGGISAYKRLQPLTYHRLREKFGLKSQMACNVCSTVAGTYASAKSNGRLLLANFTHSKLVYSYNRDYTIQPASQTLSLGTLSKRIKVPYLVGEYYQPYLHHEMWTFGSAELVPTRKGFSLHVTVKREIAEPLSRDCDAMIGVDRGMNFLAVATNQMDEVMFFKGRSIKDKKATFVRQRKELQRKGTRSAKRKLKQVAGRENRFMTDVNHQVANEIITFAKCSGSHPCIVLEDLTNINLNTVVRLNDRYWRFSWAFAQLETFIRYKAFAEGIPVLSVSAKYSSQRCPKCGHTAKANRDKKRHRFECKKCHYQLNDDLIGARNIRERGVEKRHQNEVAGA
- a CDS encoding sigma 54-interacting transcriptional regulator yields the protein MDDVERQKHFYQTIFNLSYDGIVGVDNDGRIIIINEAGANFLGISISEATKGNIATINPKASLLRVLADQSFHHDEIRRLESHTAIINRAPVYYNDELIGAVSSMRDITELQQYEETIRRNISQQGLQAKWTLSHLVAESEPMQHLLRLAHRYAAVDSTLLLQGESGTGKEMLAQGIHSESRRSKGPFVALNYAAVPETLRQLLPLTLCLEVGACH
- a CDS encoding ParA family protein; the protein is MAVTISFMLQKGGVGKSTTTGILAYLLSRKGKKVLVVDMDSQGNVSTLLSQRSTYTFSNETVLEAIEDQDPVPYIVKCGDLLDLLPSDDLLAIYGRRIYELQHEGFKGSPILYLKNTLDLVKDNYDYILIDCPPSLNEQTTSALSASDYVVTVLQAEVYAYQALARFFETLFHIRNNVNPNLAMIGIVVGLIDRYTLQDSILEECKEEYGSLVFGSVIRRLARIAEFATLGITDSRKDQKVALEQYEILLDELLERIENNYHDNSIYLRALESRLEYVEEKLLEDLPDIKLERFEELKDDLINHIKIAKEWI
- a CDS encoding replication initiator protein A translates to MPRLKRSKTIENWTNEILTSDSDIGDVETLFEVAATSLAQENPLNKINKQLSSTQAMLIEALKVKEISSNIKNEEDISKFSTQVKILELAIDKRQKLHKERTYFLEQKVAEAGIFAVQKNNRKKNDTGKIVRKIRKGTLRYTVGEELTPFDAKVLMSLHKLWENKGKTKELTVNMYEILRACHLTPSGDSYNLLENSLLRLFRAEVVLQDIGDNTEERTFIHLLQEVGFERGRAEQGKDAKFTVMFTDRIYNSMAAGYFERFSGALLADLSSGTAQILMIALQPEFRKSIYEWTLDEVCLMIDLTSGRPSTRRTSIQKALSELETYKHISNYRIWDDYSGLTKVWATPGSILLEEDIVIKDKWEQYSGEIKDWWLKNKSTIDS